The following proteins come from a genomic window of Chitinivibrionales bacterium:
- a CDS encoding class I SAM-dependent methyltransferase, producing MIKENELAHDKKIMVNPEKIWGRTGLAGKKRLDRRAEMIIDFARLGAGRKVLEIGCGSGTLTEKLAATGAEITATDIFPEFLALTKKRIKTGNVFTQIADAETLAGSADDSLDAVVGLSVLHHLDIDKTLAGIYRVLKPGGAMAFAEPNMLNPQIAIQKNIPAIKRALGDSPDETAFFAGPIRKKLARLNFREITVVPFDFLHPAIPDSLASAVEKIGDILEKIPLLKEIAGSLFIGAKK from the coding sequence ATGATAAAAGAAAACGAATTGGCGCACGATAAAAAAATAATGGTAAACCCGGAAAAAATTTGGGGACGGACCGGCCTGGCCGGAAAGAAAAGGTTGGATAGAAGGGCTGAAATGATCATTGATTTTGCCCGGCTCGGGGCCGGCCGGAAGGTTTTGGAAATCGGATGCGGTTCCGGCACGTTGACGGAAAAACTTGCCGCAACCGGGGCGGAAATAACAGCCACCGATATTTTCCCGGAATTTTTGGCATTGACAAAAAAAAGGATAAAGACCGGAAACGTTTTCACCCAGATCGCCGATGCTGAGACCCTTGCGGGATCTGCCGACGACAGTCTGGATGCGGTGGTCGGTCTATCGGTACTCCACCATCTTGATATTGATAAAACACTGGCCGGCATATATCGCGTATTAAAGCCGGGCGGGGCAATGGCTTTTGCGGAGCCGAACATGCTCAACCCGCAAATCGCCATCCAAAAAAATATTCCCGCGATTAAAAGGGCGCTGGGCGATTCCCCGGATGAAACCGCGTTCTTTGCCGGGCCGATCAGGAAAAAACTGGCTAGACTGAACTTCAGGGAAATTACCGTTGTCCCTTTTGATTTTTTGCACCCGGCCATTCCCGATTCCTTGGCCTCTGCCGTGGAAAAAATCGGCGACATTTTAGAAAAGATACCGTTACTGAAAGAAATAGCCGGATCTTTATTTATCGGCGCTAAAAAATAA
- a CDS encoding glycosyltransferase yields the protein MPSEKPVLIYIGSESSVERGAIGTHTAGIVNGLAGSGRFEKTFFIGGGPAAETKIPLNTTGSFLLDIDVAASRTVAGRMLRRYRILREIVRKVKRLFDECPGAAFVVYTRYSLLSTYFILWLLAKVFKRHHVKLVTEYNDISIDQLRFVSRYQTKFITRLLRTNPFVVWFLGFSEARIFSSSSLTVVTTDKIGEYARRLAPGCRALVLPNAASSDLIRRARATDKIAARKELGLDPGPFYLAHVGTFTYWDGLDCLLKGISRCRQKADLRLIIVGFGDALEMTKALAKELGLANQVLFFPPQPHEKAFSFLLASDAVPIIKTIDTYQLSPIKYYESLAAGKPMICTDIPYINEIGRFKFGRVVACPPSPDSVASAIDEFYLLRDSLESWKPEILDYAERNHTWDIRAVALLKALANGL from the coding sequence TTGCCCTCTGAAAAACCTGTTTTGATTTACATCGGCAGCGAAAGCTCGGTTGAGCGCGGGGCCATCGGGACGCACACCGCGGGCATCGTGAACGGGCTTGCCGGTTCGGGCCGTTTTGAAAAGACGTTTTTCATCGGCGGCGGGCCCGCTGCGGAGACGAAAATTCCGCTCAACACCACCGGCTCCTTTCTTCTCGACATCGACGTGGCCGCTTCCCGCACCGTTGCGGGCAGGATGCTGCGCCGGTACCGGATACTGAGGGAAATCGTGCGGAAAGTAAAGCGGCTGTTTGATGAATGTCCCGGAGCGGCGTTCGTCGTTTACACGCGGTATTCACTATTATCAACCTATTTTATCCTATGGTTGCTTGCAAAGGTCTTTAAACGGCACCATGTCAAACTCGTCACCGAGTATAATGATATTTCCATCGACCAGCTCCGTTTTGTTTCGAGATATCAGACGAAGTTCATAACCCGGCTGTTGCGGACAAACCCGTTTGTCGTTTGGTTCCTCGGATTCAGCGAGGCGAGGATCTTTTCCTCGTCGTCCCTCACCGTGGTCACCACGGACAAAATAGGGGAGTACGCGCGCCGTCTGGCTCCCGGTTGCCGCGCGCTTGTGCTTCCCAACGCGGCATCGAGCGATTTGATACGGCGCGCAAGGGCGACGGACAAAATCGCGGCGCGGAAGGAGCTTGGTCTTGACCCGGGCCCGTTTTATCTGGCACACGTGGGCACGTTCACCTATTGGGACGGCCTTGACTGTTTACTGAAGGGAATAAGCAGGTGCCGCCAAAAGGCGGACCTGCGGCTTATCATCGTCGGTTTCGGCGACGCGCTGGAAATGACCAAAGCGCTCGCGAAGGAACTCGGCCTTGCAAACCAGGTGCTCTTTTTCCCGCCGCAGCCGCATGAAAAGGCGTTTTCGTTTCTCCTTGCGTCCGATGCGGTGCCCATCATCAAGACGATTGACACCTACCAACTCAGCCCGATCAAGTATTACGAGTCGCTCGCGGCGGGAAAGCCGATGATATGCACCGACATCCCGTACATCAATGAAATAGGAAGGTTCAAGTTCGGCCGGGTGGTAGCGTGCCCGCCTTCCCCGGACTCGGTCGCCTCGGCAATCGATGAATTTTACCTCCTGAGAGACAGCCTCGAATCCTGGAAACCGGAGATACTTGACTATGCGGAACGCAACCACACGTGGGACATCCGGGCCGTGGCGCTGCTTAAGGCCCTCGCGAATGGTTTATAA
- a CDS encoding glycosyltransferase family 4 protein, with amino-acid sequence MRVLMCITGLNRGGAEKNFTRICVNTAAQGLSFEPVVASLINGYYLSDLGKNNIPVFVLLASKNPVALYRNIVAYAKFLFKNRNTIDVVQAFMPHGGLLGVVSNFVLKKPFVYCVRNSQIHDEFRKSLVRRMVRNAGHLLSLRMATIITCNSPAIKLDLEKRLSKEVVAVLNAVKKPDDAAFIDAKIKSAFFSPAGKYSVVSICNMRYPQKDIITLLRVAKVCPDLRFVLVGGGTGLDFFRQKALEFGSRNVVFTGARRNVFPFLSYGDVYILLTRFEGFPNSVLEAMVAKRPVVMSGIPEVAGLLAHRENCVLVKNGDVEGIAGAIASVKTDAVLRGRIVANAYEMALTKFTLKNMIATNYGVYEKAVKKAGP; translated from the coding sequence ATGAGGGTGCTCATGTGCATCACGGGCCTCAACCGCGGGGGCGCGGAGAAGAATTTCACCAGGATATGCGTGAACACGGCGGCCCAGGGCCTTTCCTTTGAGCCGGTGGTCGCGTCCTTGATAAACGGGTATTACCTTTCCGATCTGGGGAAAAACAACATACCCGTGTTCGTGCTCCTCGCGTCGAAAAACCCCGTCGCCTTGTACAGGAATATTGTCGCGTATGCAAAATTCCTCTTTAAAAACCGCAACACCATAGACGTGGTGCAGGCGTTCATGCCGCACGGCGGCCTGCTCGGCGTCGTAAGCAACTTTGTCCTCAAAAAGCCCTTTGTGTACTGCGTGCGCAACTCGCAGATCCACGATGAATTCAGGAAGTCCCTTGTCCGCAGGATGGTGAGGAACGCCGGCCACCTTCTTTCGCTGCGCATGGCGACGATCATCACCTGCAACTCGCCCGCCATAAAGCTCGACCTCGAGAAGCGCCTTTCCAAGGAGGTCGTGGCAGTGCTCAACGCGGTGAAAAAGCCCGACGACGCCGCTTTCATCGACGCGAAAATCAAGTCGGCGTTCTTCAGCCCGGCCGGCAAATACAGCGTGGTGAGCATCTGCAACATGCGCTATCCGCAAAAAGACATCATCACCCTGCTGCGCGTGGCAAAGGTCTGTCCTGATTTGCGGTTCGTTTTGGTGGGCGGGGGCACGGGGCTCGATTTTTTCAGGCAGAAGGCGCTGGAGTTCGGATCGCGAAACGTCGTGTTTACCGGCGCGCGCCGGAACGTGTTCCCGTTTCTCTCCTACGGCGACGTTTACATTCTGCTCACACGGTTCGAGGGGTTTCCCAATTCGGTGCTCGAGGCCATGGTCGCGAAGCGGCCGGTGGTCATGAGCGGCATCCCGGAGGTGGCCGGCCTGCTCGCGCACCGCGAAAACTGCGTTCTGGTGAAGAACGGCGACGTCGAGGGCATCGCTGGGGCCATCGCCTCTGTCAAGACCGATGCCGTGCTCAGGGGGCGGATCGTCGCGAACGCCTACGAGATGGCCCTTACGAAATTCACGCTCAAGAACATGATCGCGACGAATTACGGGGTTTACGAAAAGGCCGTGAAGAAGGCGGGTCCGTGA
- a CDS encoding class I SAM-dependent methyltransferase — protein sequence MPNESLRLLPLKEYAGVDNNDPIRFYFWPFVGPLYRRRVELCLDECKGGGRVLEVGFGSGLAFINLSSRYEEVHGLDLTASIADVGALFKKHKIETFLRNGSVLEMPYPDGFFDTVLCISILEHLKPYELDKAFSEIRRVLKREGQVVYGVPANNAFMKICFLILGYDIRRHHFSSERDVSGAARRALTEVKITALKGGVPFSGSVYEIGHFVNRNS from the coding sequence ATGCCCAACGAATCTCTACGCCTGCTTCCACTTAAGGAATATGCCGGTGTCGATAACAACGACCCAATACGGTTTTATTTTTGGCCTTTTGTGGGTCCGCTGTACCGCCGGCGCGTCGAATTGTGCCTTGACGAATGCAAAGGCGGAGGCAGGGTCCTGGAGGTGGGCTTCGGGAGCGGGCTTGCGTTTATAAACCTTTCTTCCCGTTATGAGGAAGTGCACGGGCTCGACCTTACGGCCTCAATAGCGGACGTCGGCGCGCTTTTTAAAAAGCATAAAATTGAAACGTTTCTCAGGAACGGCTCGGTACTTGAGATGCCGTATCCAGATGGGTTCTTTGATACCGTTCTCTGTATCAGCATCCTCGAACACCTTAAGCCATATGAACTTGATAAGGCATTTTCCGAAATCCGGCGGGTCCTAAAAAGAGAAGGGCAGGTCGTTTACGGAGTACCGGCAAATAATGCATTCATGAAAATCTGTTTCCTGATACTCGGCTACGATATCCGGAGGCACCATTTTTCTTCGGAGCGCGATGTGTCCGGCGCGGCGCGGCGCGCGTTGACGGAAGTGAAAATAACGGCTCTGAAGGGCGGTGTGCCTTTTAGCGGAAGCGTGTATGAAATCGGCCACTTTGTAAATAGGAATTCATAA
- the asnB gene encoding asparagine synthase (glutamine-hydrolyzing), translating into MCGIAGWFNASVRRPSALLLDMCKHIKNRGPDATGARVFAAGVPSDAGEIGLGHTRLSIIDLSERALQPMADATGRYWIVFNGEIYNFESVRETLLGRHRIDFKSRSDTEVLLYAYIHMGEKCLDLFDGMFAFAVVDLVKKELFLARDRVGVKPLYYCSKNGEFVFSSVLKPIVTYFGNGFSINDAAMEEFFVRGYIGGEATIAEGVLRLTPGHWMRVFADGRVEKKCWWRIEQEKIPAPDFPCDEAAVLRTLGDTLSAAVRLRLISDVPLGVFLSGGIDSALVASLAAKESKEQISTFTIGFTDPRFDESESAAAIAAHLGTRHRRLVIGEKDFMDVLGYFSDAFDEPFADESAIPTLLLSRFARENITVALSGDGGDEQYFGYTRYDHLRKLKRLYGLPRWLRQLPGALLPRGLFNFDTLVKLQSLRYRSFLDCRQNLANPLPAVPFALDRGNGGVIAGVKTGRVPEETEWMLWDFLGYMPDDVLVKVDRASMRFGLEVRNPLLDHGFVEHSYYTVPQALKTSHGKKYLLKKMLGRHVPEALFDRPKKGFDIPLRHWVNHALHDEIASRLERPSGLERLFAMGAVKKLFHDQKFLGTKYGSFLFWRIYVFLKWEENFAGRAP; encoded by the coding sequence ATGTGCGGAATAGCCGGCTGGTTCAACGCTTCCGTCCGGAGGCCCTCTGCGCTGCTTCTTGACATGTGCAAGCACATCAAGAACCGCGGGCCCGATGCGACCGGCGCCAGGGTGTTTGCGGCGGGCGTGCCTTCAGACGCGGGGGAGATAGGGCTCGGCCACACGCGGCTGTCGATCATCGACCTTTCTGAGCGGGCGCTGCAGCCCATGGCCGACGCGACCGGCAGGTACTGGATCGTGTTCAACGGCGAGATTTACAATTTCGAAAGCGTGCGGGAAACGCTGCTCGGGCGGCACCGTATCGATTTCAAGAGCAGGTCGGACACCGAGGTGCTGCTTTACGCCTATATTCACATGGGGGAGAAATGCCTCGACCTGTTCGACGGCATGTTCGCGTTCGCCGTCGTTGATCTTGTCAAGAAGGAACTGTTCCTGGCGCGCGACAGGGTCGGCGTGAAGCCGCTGTACTATTGCTCGAAAAACGGGGAGTTCGTGTTTTCGTCGGTGCTCAAGCCCATCGTCACCTATTTCGGCAACGGGTTTTCCATCAACGATGCCGCCATGGAGGAGTTTTTCGTGCGCGGGTACATCGGCGGGGAGGCCACCATCGCGGAGGGCGTGCTCCGCCTCACGCCGGGACACTGGATGCGCGTTTTCGCCGACGGCAGGGTGGAGAAGAAATGCTGGTGGCGCATAGAGCAGGAAAAAATCCCGGCGCCGGATTTCCCCTGCGACGAGGCGGCCGTCCTCCGGACGCTGGGCGATACGCTGTCGGCGGCGGTGCGGCTGCGGCTGATAAGCGACGTGCCGCTCGGCGTTTTTCTGAGCGGCGGCATAGACTCGGCGCTCGTGGCGAGCCTTGCGGCAAAGGAATCGAAGGAGCAAATCTCCACGTTCACCATCGGGTTCACCGACCCGCGCTTTGACGAGAGCGAAAGCGCGGCGGCGATCGCGGCGCACCTGGGCACCAGGCACCGCCGGCTCGTCATCGGCGAAAAAGACTTCATGGACGTGCTCGGGTATTTTTCCGACGCGTTCGACGAGCCGTTCGCGGACGAGTCGGCGATACCGACGCTGCTGCTTTCGCGGTTTGCAAGGGAGAACATCACGGTGGCGCTTTCGGGCGACGGCGGCGACGAGCAGTATTTCGGCTATACGCGCTACGACCATCTCAGGAAGCTCAAACGGCTTTACGGCCTTCCGCGTTGGTTGAGGCAATTGCCGGGTGCGCTGCTGCCGCGCGGCCTTTTCAATTTCGACACGCTGGTCAAGCTGCAGTCGCTGCGGTACCGGTCGTTTCTCGATTGCCGGCAGAACCTCGCAAACCCGCTGCCGGCGGTTCCTTTCGCGCTCGACCGGGGGAACGGCGGCGTCATCGCGGGAGTAAAGACCGGCCGCGTGCCGGAAGAGACCGAATGGATGCTCTGGGACTTCTTGGGCTACATGCCCGACGACGTGCTTGTCAAGGTGGACCGCGCCTCAATGCGGTTCGGGCTCGAGGTGAGGAACCCGCTCCTCGATCATGGGTTCGTGGAACACAGTTACTACACGGTGCCGCAGGCGCTCAAGACGTCTCACGGGAAAAAATACCTTCTCAAGAAAATGCTGGGCCGGCACGTGCCCGAGGCGCTTTTCGACCGGCCCAAGAAGGGGTTCGACATCCCCCTGCGGCACTGGGTGAACCACGCGCTGCACGACGAGATAGCGTCGCGCCTGGAAAGGCCCTCGGGGCTCGAACGGCTGTTCGCCATGGGCGCGGTGAAAAAGCTGTTCCACGACCAAAAATTCCTCGGAACAAAATACGGCAGTTTTCTTTTTTGGAGGATCTACGTGTTCCTCAAATGGGAGGAGAATTTCGCGGGGAGGGCCCCATGA
- a CDS encoding glycosyltransferase: MNPVTAYRNERMGHWNALASKRKTWLEGGKRYHKRLRKVYSYLIPPGKRVLEIGCGYGGLIAAVKPSIGVGVDFSRQTLLAARKKHPEITFVCADGHRLGVKGAFDAIVLSDLVNDLWDVQELLQGLAPLCTPKTRLIINSYSRLWELPLGAASLFGMKRKNLQQNWLTVEDIANLLVLAGFEMIRSWQEVLFPFSVKVLEPFCNKILVKIWPFSVFALTNMIVARPDVPVRFSRPPSVSVVVPARNEAGNIERIFSTMPAIENDSEIIFVEGNSKDRTYTAIEDAMKRHPSIPCRLLKQTGKGKGDAVRLGFSQARGDILMVLDADLTVAAEDLVRFYDAIVSGKGEFINGVRLVYPLEKGAMQLLNFFGNKFFGLAFSWLLGQPVKDTLCGTKVLWRTDYEIIAKNRGYFGDFDPFGDFDLLFGAARLNLKIVDMPIRYQERKYGTTNISRWRHGMLLIRMVAFALNKIKFV; encoded by the coding sequence ATGAATCCGGTAACGGCATATCGTAACGAAAGAATGGGCCATTGGAACGCCCTTGCCTCCAAGAGGAAGACGTGGCTCGAAGGCGGAAAGCGATACCATAAACGGCTGAGAAAAGTCTATTCTTATCTTATTCCTCCGGGCAAGCGCGTGCTTGAAATAGGATGCGGATATGGCGGTCTTATTGCGGCTGTAAAGCCATCAATCGGGGTCGGCGTTGATTTTTCACGGCAAACGTTGCTGGCTGCCCGTAAAAAGCATCCTGAGATAACGTTCGTTTGCGCCGACGGCCACCGCCTCGGGGTGAAGGGCGCGTTCGACGCGATTGTTCTTTCCGATCTTGTAAACGACCTATGGGACGTACAGGAGCTTTTACAGGGACTGGCGCCGTTATGCACGCCAAAGACGCGCTTAATTATAAACTCATACAGCAGGCTTTGGGAATTGCCGCTCGGCGCGGCCTCATTGTTTGGGATGAAAAGGAAAAACCTTCAACAGAACTGGCTGACCGTCGAAGACATTGCGAACCTGCTTGTCCTGGCCGGTTTCGAAATGATCCGAAGCTGGCAAGAGGTTTTATTCCCATTTTCGGTAAAGGTGCTCGAACCATTCTGCAATAAAATTCTTGTTAAAATCTGGCCGTTTTCCGTCTTTGCCCTCACCAACATGATCGTTGCGCGGCCCGATGTGCCGGTCCGCTTTTCCAGGCCCCCTTCGGTTTCGGTCGTCGTGCCTGCGCGCAACGAGGCGGGAAATATCGAACGGATTTTCTCCACCATGCCCGCGATCGAAAACGACAGCGAGATCATTTTTGTGGAAGGCAATTCAAAAGACCGGACATATACGGCAATCGAAGATGCCATGAAACGCCATCCATCCATTCCGTGCCGGCTTTTAAAGCAGACCGGCAAAGGAAAGGGGGATGCGGTAAGGCTGGGATTTTCCCAGGCCAGGGGCGACATCCTAATGGTCCTTGATGCCGATTTGACCGTTGCCGCGGAAGATTTGGTGAGATTTTATGATGCAATCGTTTCCGGGAAAGGCGAATTCATCAATGGCGTGCGGCTTGTGTATCCTTTGGAAAAAGGAGCTATGCAATTGCTCAATTTTTTCGGGAACAAATTTTTCGGCCTTGCTTTTTCCTGGCTGCTTGGCCAACCTGTAAAGGACACATTATGCGGGACAAAGGTTTTATGGCGGACCGATTATGAGATAATTGCAAAAAACAGGGGGTATTTCGGGGATTTTGATCCTTTCGGCGATTTTGACCTTTTATTCGGGGCCGCCCGCCTCAATTTGAAAATTGTGGACATGCCGATACGCTATCAGGAGCGGAAATACGGCACAACGAACATCAGCAGATGGCGGCACGGCATGCTGCTGATCAGAATGGTGGCGTTTGCGCTCAACAAAATCAAGTTCGTATAG
- a CDS encoding methyltransferase domain-containing protein, producing the protein MISKRLRLISGYLKNTFARRRPDYYLNYSLGRLDRMKKNNLRPGSAILDIGCGYAYPGTAIVSLEGFRVSGVDIASCFWRDGMRRKFIGNMRSLGLLRAIVETPAVWYRERQKFTEIEKHFSAKINHKALDLRTYNGKVLPIADSSFDAAISQDVLEHVNDLRLFWQEITRVLRPGGVIDMTYHNFYCPSGSHMPVIDSDPWAHVRGTGQRIRHDYLNAAWPADIVQSAEKAGIKINQLRPASFGGDVKPVNSFSDAYEGVQWCDKWDRIIMPMIEKDAERLRHLEKSGMTAHDLMHVSRWNIAGVKL; encoded by the coding sequence ATGATTTCAAAGCGCCTGCGACTGATCTCCGGATATTTGAAGAATACCTTTGCGCGCCGCCGGCCGGATTACTATCTGAACTATTCCCTCGGCCGGCTCGACCGTATGAAAAAGAACAATCTGCGGCCCGGTTCCGCCATCCTTGATATCGGGTGCGGTTATGCGTATCCGGGAACGGCGATAGTATCGCTGGAAGGTTTTCGGGTCTCGGGCGTGGACATTGCGTCGTGTTTCTGGCGGGACGGCATGAGAAGAAAATTTATCGGCAACATGCGGTCGCTCGGTTTGTTGCGGGCGATCGTAGAGACCCCTGCGGTATGGTATCGTGAGAGGCAGAAATTTACGGAGATTGAGAAACATTTTAGCGCTAAGATCAACCACAAGGCCCTTGATTTAAGGACGTACAACGGAAAAGTACTTCCGATTGCAGACAGCTCTTTTGATGCCGCGATTTCCCAAGATGTTCTGGAGCATGTAAATGATCTTCGCCTGTTCTGGCAAGAAATCACGAGGGTTTTGAGGCCCGGCGGTGTCATCGACATGACATACCATAATTTTTATTGTCCGAGCGGAAGCCATATGCCGGTGATTGATTCTGATCCGTGGGCGCATGTGCGCGGAACAGGGCAACGAATACGCCATGACTATTTGAACGCAGCATGGCCCGCGGACATCGTTCAATCGGCTGAAAAAGCAGGAATCAAAATCAACCAGTTGCGGCCGGCATCGTTTGGCGGCGATGTGAAGCCGGTCAATTCATTCTCCGATGCCTACGAGGGTGTTCAATGGTGCGATAAATGGGATCGGATTATCATGCCCATGATAGAAAAGGACGCGGAGCGCCTCCGGCATTTGGAAAAATCGGGAATGACCGCCCATGATCTTATGCACGTTTCGCGCTGGAACATCGCGGGCGTTAAACTGTAA
- a CDS encoding class I SAM-dependent methyltransferase, whose protein sequence is MAYWESHTPQWGESHQRFFAYTGLLRNPLVCTLLSLRLGNEMFLSRRLDALSKAKGPFTVLDIGCGWGQHLARAKNVLFYGVDIKGFPREQALRKGYREALEYGDGMTIPYPSSFFDMIIMFNLTAHITDAIFSGLLDESKRLARPGATLLIAAECNNDGLSYRLMNKFSPRRLKALIAGMDHNNFKYEKETDRFLSEKGLSVKRKETICGQFLPFIHYWTFVFGASPYRQLRYISIVADAVLSVLDNIASFMAGAMEGKRFITGYVAGVKEKG, encoded by the coding sequence ATGGCATATTGGGAATCTCACACCCCTCAGTGGGGGGAGAGCCACCAGCGTTTTTTTGCATATACCGGTCTCTTACGTAACCCTCTTGTCTGCACGCTCCTTTCCCTGCGGCTCGGCAATGAAATGTTTCTGTCGCGCCGCCTGGACGCTTTGTCAAAGGCGAAAGGTCCTTTCACCGTGCTCGACATCGGCTGCGGTTGGGGCCAGCATCTGGCGCGCGCGAAGAATGTTTTGTTTTACGGCGTCGATATCAAGGGCTTTCCCCGGGAACAGGCCCTGCGCAAGGGGTACCGCGAGGCGCTCGAATACGGGGACGGCATGACGATCCCGTATCCATCGTCGTTTTTCGACATGATCATCATGTTCAATCTCACGGCGCATATTACCGACGCCATATTCTCCGGCCTCCTTGACGAATCAAAACGACTCGCCCGGCCCGGCGCCACGCTGCTTATCGCGGCGGAATGCAATAATGACGGGCTGTCGTACCGCCTCATGAACAAATTTTCCCCACGCAGGTTAAAGGCTTTGATCGCGGGAATGGACCACAATAACTTCAAATACGAAAAGGAAACGGACCGGTTTTTGTCCGAAAAAGGGCTGTCCGTAAAGCGTAAGGAGACGATTTGCGGGCAGTTTCTGCCTTTTATCCATTACTGGACGTTTGTTTTCGGCGCCTCTCCGTACCGGCAATTGAGATATATTTCCATCGTTGCGGACGCCGTTTTGTCCGTACTTGACAACATCGCATCATTTATGGCCGGCGCCATGGAAGGAAAACGGTTTATCACCGGTTATGTGGCCGGGGTAAAGGAAAAGGGATGA